A genomic region of Streptomyces sp. NBC_00237 contains the following coding sequences:
- a CDS encoding ABC transporter permease: protein MKPSRLSPRDVLRVGAVGLRARRTRVVLSALGIAIGIATMVAVVGLSESSRADLMAQLDRLGTNLLTASAGEDLGGKPVKLPKTAVAMVERIGPVQHATATGEVDTRIRRSDVVPKERTAGVTTQAARTDLLSTLGGRVARGVWLNTANERLPVTVLGSVAAERIGVTRPGETIMMGDLRVVVVGILEPIELVPNLDRVALVGFPAAERHFGFDGHPTTVFERSTDASVEDVRAILARTISPGDGTGVRVSRPSDALAAKAATDKGLTTLMLGLGAVALLVGGVGVANTMVISVLERRQEIGLRRSLGATRGDIRIQFLTESLLLSALGGATGAVLGALATYGFARVQGWMAVVPPWSLAGGLAATLLIGVLAGLYPAVRASRLHPTVALNAT, encoded by the coding sequence CTGAAGCCGTCCCGGCTGTCGCCCCGTGACGTCCTGCGCGTCGGCGCGGTCGGCCTGCGCGCGCGTCGCACGCGCGTGGTGCTCTCCGCGCTCGGCATCGCCATCGGCATCGCGACGATGGTCGCGGTCGTCGGGCTCTCCGAGTCGAGCCGCGCCGATCTGATGGCCCAGCTCGACCGCCTCGGCACGAATCTGCTGACCGCCAGCGCGGGGGAGGACCTCGGAGGCAAGCCCGTCAAGCTGCCCAAGACCGCCGTCGCCATGGTCGAGCGCATCGGCCCGGTGCAGCACGCCACCGCCACGGGCGAGGTCGACACCCGTATCCGGCGCAGTGACGTGGTGCCGAAGGAGCGCACCGCCGGTGTCACCACTCAGGCGGCCCGTACGGACCTCCTGAGCACCCTCGGGGGCAGGGTCGCCCGGGGGGTGTGGCTGAACACGGCCAACGAGCGCCTGCCGGTGACGGTCCTCGGTTCGGTGGCCGCCGAGCGGATCGGAGTCACCCGCCCCGGCGAGACGATCATGATGGGCGACCTGCGCGTGGTCGTCGTCGGCATCCTCGAACCGATCGAGCTCGTCCCCAACCTGGACCGCGTCGCCCTGGTCGGCTTCCCCGCCGCCGAACGCCACTTCGGCTTCGACGGCCACCCCACCACGGTCTTCGAGCGGTCCACGGACGCGTCGGTCGAAGACGTACGGGCGATCCTGGCCCGCACCATCAGCCCCGGCGACGGAACGGGCGTCAGGGTCTCCCGGCCCTCCGACGCGTTGGCGGCCAAGGCCGCCACGGACAAGGGGCTGACGACGCTGATGCTGGGGCTCGGTGCGGTGGCGCTGCTGGTCGGCGGGGTGGGGGTCGCCAACACCATGGTGATCTCGGTACTGGAGAGGCGGCAGGAGATCGGGCTGCGGAGGTCACTGGGGGCGACGAGGGGCGACATCCGGATTCAGTTCCTGACGGAGTCGCTGCTGCTGTCCGCGCTGGGGGGTGCGACGGGGGCGGTGCTCGGGGCGCTGGCGACGTACGGCTTCGCGCGGGTGCAGGGGTGGATGGCGGTGGTCCCGCCCTGGTCCCTCGCGGGCGGCCTGGCCGCGACCCTCCTCATCGGAGTGCTCGCGGGCCTCTACCCAGCCGTCCGCGCCTCCCGCCTCCACCCGACGGTCGCGCTCAACGCCACGTGA
- a CDS encoding DedA family protein, with product MNTLALGPSWLDPDYLLNTFGPWGLLAIVFAESGLLIGFFLPGDSLLFTAGLLVTHGSLDMPLWLLCTLIVLAAILGDQVGYLFGRKVGPALFRRPDSKIFKQENVQKAHEFFEKHGPKALILARFVPIVRTFTPIIVGVSKMNYRVFITYNIIGGVLWGAGVTLLGAALGNIPFVHKHIEFILVGIVLLSVVPIVIEVLKARSQSKKNPPAEVAPASAPAPAPAPVPAPENAPSAPGYPSVPPAPGAPYGAPEQDQATQILRPQNPPNNPPQRGRHAKR from the coding sequence GTGAATACGCTTGCGCTCGGACCGAGCTGGCTGGACCCGGACTATTTGCTCAATACGTTCGGGCCGTGGGGCCTGTTGGCCATCGTCTTCGCCGAGTCGGGGCTGCTGATCGGCTTCTTCCTGCCCGGCGACTCGCTGCTCTTCACGGCGGGCCTGCTGGTCACCCACGGCTCATTGGACATGCCGTTGTGGCTGCTCTGCACGCTGATCGTGCTGGCGGCGATCCTCGGTGACCAGGTCGGGTATCTGTTCGGGCGGAAGGTGGGTCCGGCGCTGTTCAGGCGACCGGACTCCAAGATCTTCAAACAGGAGAACGTCCAGAAGGCGCACGAGTTCTTCGAGAAGCACGGACCGAAGGCGCTGATCCTGGCCCGCTTCGTGCCGATCGTACGGACGTTCACGCCGATCATCGTCGGCGTCAGCAAGATGAACTACCGCGTGTTCATCACGTACAACATCATCGGTGGTGTGCTGTGGGGTGCCGGTGTGACGCTGCTGGGTGCGGCGCTCGGCAACATTCCGTTCGTGCACAAGCACATCGAGTTCATCCTGGTCGGCATCGTGCTGCTGTCGGTCGTGCCGATCGTGATCGAGGTGCTGAAGGCGCGCAGCCAGTCCAAGAAGAACCCTCCGGCTGAGGTCGCTCCCGCTTCTGCTCCCGCTCCTGCTCCCGCTCCTGTTCCTGCTCCTGAGAACGCTCCGTCGGCTCCGGGGTACCCGAGCGTCCCTCCGGCTCCCGGTGCTCCGTACGGCGCGCCCGAGCAGGACCAGGCCACCCAGATCCTCCGGCCCCAGAACCCCCCGAACAATCCGCCCCAACGCGGCCGCCACGCCAAACGCTGA
- a CDS encoding FUSC family protein, whose translation MSWLHALKHTARSGLKVERQRLDPLVAVRAAVGLALVVGAALYLFGPAVAASSAFGAFQAALATFQRSWRTRPVLALASGASLAVTTFVGYLTGAHPALFVSLLAVWTFLAGLTWAVGPTAGMIASSNVAIMLVTVTLPTSVGAAAQHAGMIMVGGIVQAVLIVLFPVRRWGAQRDALADALAAEADYARRLRHDPVAPFDPEPLMNARSAAAITPRQARRRPAELHGARGLAERIRPVLASLADPALGVPAEGEQRARVRELLAAAGSTLDAAARAVRHGEPVTMSPAARAVLAVPKEGAVLTGPARRAESRLISLLRDVIETAQGTGTTDAGRTTPDRSPTEDTAYRTARRLALGAARRVARRPEHRADPHDHLHRPTVPGLIPVALRAMRAELRRDSPVFRHAVRVAVVAATGYAVGASLPLGHGYWAPMASVMVMRPDFSQTYSRAVARFGGTLLGVALATGLVQLTHPDTRLSAALAVGCAFLMFLLLRTGYAVTQVCVSGYVVFLLGMGGLQWTQTVPERVVLTLAGGLLAMLAYAVYPAWETPRLRTRLADWLIADGRYATAVLQRYADPAGAPRDAVREALLATREARVAWQDALERAANEPVRHRGLSRTAADDAPHALAQLARVAMLMEAHLPARDTTPVPAAAALAEALRTDVEAAARAVRERRTPRWDAFRAALDAWDAQDAAGDDKVVRKGAGLLLEALDELAHALDAEGPRPQGSAARTAA comes from the coding sequence ATGAGCTGGCTCCACGCCCTGAAGCACACCGCCCGCTCCGGACTCAAAGTCGAACGACAGCGCCTCGACCCCCTCGTCGCCGTCCGGGCCGCCGTCGGGCTGGCCCTCGTCGTCGGTGCCGCCCTGTACCTGTTCGGCCCTGCCGTCGCCGCCAGCTCCGCCTTCGGAGCCTTCCAGGCGGCCCTCGCGACCTTCCAGCGGTCCTGGCGCACCCGGCCCGTCCTCGCCCTCGCCTCGGGCGCCAGCCTCGCCGTCACGACCTTCGTGGGGTACCTGACCGGCGCTCACCCGGCCCTGTTCGTCAGCCTCCTGGCCGTATGGACCTTTCTGGCGGGGCTGACCTGGGCCGTCGGCCCGACGGCGGGCATGATCGCCAGTTCCAACGTCGCCATCATGCTGGTCACGGTCACCCTGCCGACGTCGGTCGGGGCCGCCGCCCAGCACGCCGGAATGATCATGGTCGGCGGGATCGTCCAGGCGGTGCTCATCGTGCTCTTCCCGGTACGGAGGTGGGGCGCCCAGCGGGACGCCCTCGCCGACGCCCTGGCCGCCGAGGCCGACTACGCACGCAGGCTGCGGCACGACCCCGTCGCGCCGTTCGACCCCGAGCCCCTCATGAACGCCCGCAGCGCCGCCGCGATCACCCCCCGGCAGGCCCGCCGCCGCCCCGCCGAACTGCACGGTGCGCGCGGCCTGGCGGAACGTATCCGCCCCGTCCTCGCCTCCCTCGCCGACCCGGCCCTCGGCGTCCCCGCCGAGGGCGAGCAGCGCGCCCGGGTGAGGGAACTGCTCGCCGCCGCCGGGTCCACCCTCGACGCCGCCGCCCGCGCCGTGCGGCACGGCGAGCCCGTCACCATGTCGCCCGCGGCCAGGGCGGTGCTCGCCGTGCCCAAGGAGGGTGCGGTGCTCACCGGCCCCGCCAGGCGCGCCGAGTCCCGCCTCATCAGCCTGCTGCGCGACGTCATCGAGACCGCCCAGGGCACCGGCACCACCGACGCAGGGCGCACCACCCCCGACCGCAGCCCCACCGAGGACACCGCCTACCGCACCGCCCGCCGCCTCGCGCTCGGTGCCGCCCGCCGGGTCGCCCGCCGCCCCGAGCACCGTGCCGACCCGCACGACCACCTGCACCGGCCCACCGTTCCCGGACTGATCCCCGTCGCCCTGCGTGCCATGCGCGCGGAACTGCGCCGTGACTCCCCGGTGTTCCGGCACGCCGTACGGGTCGCCGTCGTCGCCGCCACCGGGTACGCCGTCGGCGCCTCCCTGCCGCTCGGCCACGGCTACTGGGCGCCCATGGCCTCCGTGATGGTGATGCGGCCCGACTTCTCCCAGACGTACTCCCGTGCGGTGGCCCGCTTCGGCGGCACCCTGCTGGGCGTCGCCCTCGCGACAGGGCTGGTGCAACTCACACACCCGGACACCCGGCTGTCCGCAGCGCTCGCCGTGGGGTGCGCGTTCCTGATGTTCCTGCTGCTGCGCACCGGGTACGCCGTCACCCAGGTGTGCGTCTCCGGGTACGTCGTCTTCCTCCTCGGCATGGGCGGCCTCCAGTGGACGCAGACCGTCCCCGAACGCGTGGTGCTCACCCTCGCTGGCGGACTCCTGGCGATGCTCGCGTACGCCGTCTACCCGGCCTGGGAGACCCCGCGCCTGCGCACCCGCCTCGCCGACTGGCTGATCGCCGACGGGCGGTACGCGACGGCCGTCCTCCAGCGGTACGCCGACCCGGCGGGCGCTCCTCGTGACGCCGTACGGGAAGCGCTGCTGGCCACCCGGGAGGCCAGGGTCGCCTGGCAGGACGCCCTGGAGCGGGCCGCCAACGAGCCCGTACGCCACCGGGGCCTGTCCCGCACCGCCGCCGACGACGCCCCGCACGCGCTGGCCCAGCTCGCCCGGGTGGCCATGCTGATGGAGGCCCACCTCCCGGCCCGCGACACCACCCCGGTACCCGCGGCGGCCGCCCTCGCGGAGGCACTCCGTACGGACGTCGAGGCCGCCGCCCGCGCGGTGCGCGAGAGGCGCACCCCGCGCTGGGACGCCTTCCGGGCGGCCCTGGACGCGTGGGACGCCCAGGACGCCGCAGGTGACGACAAGGTCGTACGGAAGGGAGCGGGCCTCCTTCTTGAGGCGCTGGACGAACTCGCCCACGCCCTGGACGCCGAAGGGCCGCGCCCCCAGGGGAGCGCGGCCCGCACTGCTGCGTAG
- a CDS encoding YbjQ family protein has product MGMEEFGGGQSDKSDILVVTTNDVPGYRVQQVIGEVFGLTVRSRHLGSQIGAGLKSLVGGELKGLTKTLVETRNQAMERLVEQARVRGANAVLMMRFDVTEAADVGTEVCAYGTAVVISKE; this is encoded by the coding sequence GTGGGCATGGAGGAGTTCGGCGGCGGACAGAGCGACAAGTCGGACATTCTTGTCGTGACGACGAATGACGTCCCCGGATACCGGGTGCAGCAGGTGATCGGCGAGGTCTTCGGCCTCACGGTCAGGTCCCGCCACCTGGGCAGCCAGATCGGCGCGGGCCTGAAATCGCTGGTGGGCGGCGAGCTGAAGGGCCTCACCAAGACGCTCGTGGAGACCCGCAACCAGGCCATGGAACGCCTCGTCGAACAGGCGCGGGTCCGCGGTGCGAACGCCGTCCTCATGATGCGGTTCGACGTCACGGAGGCCGCCGACGTGGGGACCGAGGTGTGTGCGTACGGCACCGCGGTCGTCATCAGCAAGGAGTAA
- a CDS encoding ATP-binding protein — MGTNGSTMLVPLRQGLPPVGPDDASSSASCALPARYEAVRGARKFTRSTLCQWNLENRFDDVALVVSELVTNALRHALPADPPRENEPPVRLHLMHWNAGLVCAVRDPSHEGPSARASEDFSAESGRGLFLVDSFSDSWGWHPLAGTLHGKVVWALFQLRDERA, encoded by the coding sequence ATGGGGACGAATGGATCGACCATGCTTGTGCCGTTACGGCAGGGCCTTCCCCCCGTCGGACCCGACGACGCCTCCTCCTCGGCCTCGTGCGCGCTGCCCGCACGGTACGAAGCGGTGCGCGGAGCACGGAAGTTCACCCGCAGCACGCTGTGCCAGTGGAACCTGGAGAACCGCTTCGACGACGTCGCCCTGGTCGTCTCCGAACTCGTCACCAACGCGCTGCGGCACGCCCTCCCCGCGGACCCCCCGCGCGAGAACGAACCTCCGGTGCGGCTGCACCTGATGCACTGGAACGCGGGGCTGGTGTGTGCCGTGCGGGATCCCAGCCACGAAGGCCCCTCCGCGCGTGCGAGCGAGGACTTCTCGGCGGAGTCGGGGCGGGGGCTGTTCCTGGTGGACTCGTTCAGCGACAGCTGGGGCTGGCACCCTCTGGCGGGCACGCTGCACGGCAAGGTCGTGTGGGCGCTGTTCCAGCTGCGGGACGAGCGGGCCTAG
- a CDS encoding DUF397 domain-containing protein codes for MHHAYNGMAATELHGVVWQKSRHSNSQGTCVEFAKLPGGNVAVRNSRHPEGPALVYTPAEIEAMLLGIKDGEFDHLIGN; via the coding sequence GTGCACCACGCGTACAACGGCATGGCGGCCACAGAGCTTCACGGGGTGGTCTGGCAGAAGAGCAGGCACAGCAACTCGCAGGGCACCTGCGTGGAGTTCGCGAAACTGCCCGGTGGCAACGTTGCCGTGCGCAATTCGCGGCACCCCGAGGGGCCCGCGCTCGTCTACACGCCGGCGGAGATAGAGGCGATGCTGCTCGGCATCAAGGACGGCGAGTTCGACCACCTCATCGGGAACTGA
- a CDS encoding ABC transporter ATP-binding protein, with the protein MTTPSVPSLSAVPYPAVPAAPVAPAAPVVELRGATKSYPGGVHALRGVDLTVREGELLAVVGPSGSGKSTMLQIMGTLDKPTTGTVRVAGYDVDELTDAQLSALRARHIGFVFQHFHLAAGRDAVDNVADGLLYAGTSAKERRARAREALRRVRLDHRFSHTPNELSGGEKQRVAIARALVGEPRLLLADEPTGALDSASGEVVMELLHELNAGGTTVCVITHDDEIADSLPRRVRFRDGEIVSDGGDAS; encoded by the coding sequence ATGACAACGCCGTCCGTGCCCTCGCTGTCCGCCGTGCCGTACCCGGCCGTTCCGGCCGCTCCAGTCGCTCCAGCCGCTCCGGTGGTCGAGCTGCGCGGTGCCACCAAGTCGTACCCCGGCGGCGTCCACGCCCTGCGCGGTGTGGACCTGACCGTCCGCGAGGGCGAACTGCTGGCCGTCGTCGGTCCTTCCGGCTCCGGCAAGTCCACGATGCTCCAGATCATGGGCACCCTCGACAAGCCGACCACGGGCACCGTCAGGGTCGCCGGATACGACGTGGACGAGCTGACCGACGCCCAGTTGTCCGCACTGCGCGCCCGCCACATCGGCTTCGTCTTCCAGCACTTCCACCTCGCGGCGGGCCGCGACGCGGTCGACAACGTCGCCGACGGGCTGCTGTACGCGGGCACCTCCGCGAAGGAGCGCAGAGCGCGCGCCAGGGAGGCGCTCCGCCGAGTGCGCCTGGACCACCGCTTCTCGCACACCCCGAACGAGCTGTCCGGCGGGGAGAAGCAGCGGGTGGCCATCGCCCGCGCCCTGGTGGGCGAACCTCGGCTGCTGCTCGCGGACGAGCCGACCGGAGCACTGGACAGTGCGTCCGGGGAGGTCGTCATGGAGCTGCTGCACGAGCTGAACGCGGGCGGCACGACGGTGTGCGTCATCACCCACGACGACGAGATCGCGGACTCGCTGCCGCGCAGGGTGCGGTTCAGGGACGGGGAGATCGTCTCGGACGGAGGGGACGCCTCGTGA
- a CDS encoding aldehyde dehydrogenase family protein, whose amino-acid sequence MSYFTDLAHQYIDGEWRTGSGSWDIIDFNPYNGEKLAAITVASVAEVDDAYRAAERAQRAWAGVNAYARRDVVERVLRLVEEREDEIVAAITEEVGGTLVKARFEVGLAKEFLREATQLATLPEGRILASPIPGKENRVHRLPVGVVGVISPFNFPFLTGIKAAAPALALGNAVVIKPNQNTPVVGGGLVAHLFEEAGLPAGLLNVLITDIAEIGDALLEHPVPKVISFTGSDRTGRHVAAVAAARFKRTVLSLSGNSALVVLDDADLDYAVDAAVFSRFVSQGQVCMAANRILVDRSVEAEFTEKFVARVRSLRTGDPADPATQLGPVINTFHADALTGLVDQALAAGATALVRGATRGNLVEPTVLAGLPEGSPILEQEIFGPVALLLAFDGEEEAVRMANDSPYGLSGAVMTRNVERGVRFAQRIETGMMHINDSTIQDDPLVAFGGEKASGLGRMNGESTVDVFTTQKWISVQHGRSEFPF is encoded by the coding sequence ATGTCCTACTTCACCGACCTGGCCCACCAGTACATCGACGGCGAGTGGCGGACCGGCAGCGGCTCGTGGGACATCATCGACTTCAACCCGTACAACGGGGAGAAGCTCGCCGCGATCACTGTCGCGTCCGTCGCCGAGGTGGACGACGCCTACCGTGCCGCCGAACGCGCCCAGCGCGCGTGGGCGGGCGTGAACGCCTACGCGCGCAGAGACGTCGTCGAACGGGTGCTGCGCCTGGTGGAGGAGCGCGAGGACGAGATCGTCGCCGCGATCACCGAGGAGGTCGGCGGCACCCTGGTGAAGGCCCGGTTCGAGGTGGGCCTGGCGAAGGAGTTCCTGCGCGAGGCCACCCAGCTGGCGACCCTTCCCGAGGGGCGCATCCTCGCCTCCCCGATCCCCGGCAAGGAGAACCGCGTCCACCGGCTCCCCGTCGGTGTCGTCGGCGTCATCAGCCCCTTCAACTTCCCCTTCCTCACCGGCATCAAGGCCGCAGCACCTGCGCTGGCGCTCGGCAACGCCGTCGTCATCAAGCCCAACCAGAACACCCCCGTCGTCGGCGGCGGACTCGTCGCGCACCTCTTCGAGGAGGCGGGGCTCCCCGCCGGACTGCTGAACGTCCTGATCACCGACATAGCCGAGATAGGCGACGCGCTCCTGGAGCACCCCGTCCCCAAGGTGATCTCCTTCACCGGCTCCGACCGCACCGGCCGCCACGTGGCCGCCGTCGCCGCCGCCCGCTTCAAGCGCACCGTGCTCTCCCTCAGCGGCAACAGCGCCCTGGTCGTCCTTGACGACGCGGACCTCGACTACGCCGTCGACGCGGCCGTCTTCAGCCGTTTCGTCTCCCAGGGCCAGGTCTGCATGGCGGCCAACCGGATCCTCGTCGACCGGTCCGTGGAGGCCGAGTTCACGGAGAAGTTCGTCGCCCGGGTGCGGAGTCTGCGCACTGGCGACCCGGCCGACCCCGCCACCCAGCTCGGCCCCGTCATCAACACCTTCCACGCCGACGCCCTCACCGGCCTGGTCGACCAGGCCCTCGCGGCGGGCGCCACCGCTCTCGTACGGGGCGCTACGCGCGGCAACCTGGTCGAACCCACGGTCCTCGCGGGGCTCCCGGAGGGCTCGCCCATCCTGGAACAGGAGATCTTCGGGCCCGTCGCCCTGCTGCTGGCCTTCGACGGCGAGGAGGAGGCCGTACGGATGGCCAACGACAGCCCGTACGGCCTGAGCGGCGCGGTGATGACCCGCAACGTGGAACGCGGTGTGCGCTTCGCCCAGCGCATCGAGACCGGCATGATGCACATCAACGACTCCACCATCCAGGACGACCCCCTGGTCGCCTTCGGCGGCGAGAAGGCGTCCGGGCTCGGGCGCATGAACGGCGAGTCGACGGTAGACGTCTTCACCACCCAGAAGTGGATCTCCGTGCAGCACGGCCGTTCGGAGTTCCCCTTCTGA
- a CDS encoding DinB family protein, with product MVLHVSADNCTDEVTTLLAFLEEQRKGIRNALGGLTDEQAATTPSASELSLSGLLKHVTEVEQNWLALAGCDIPPVERTEADWNESFRLIPEKGETVESKLAQWAEVAAKGAEFSRSADLNSTFSLPEAPWFPKEDVSLRWVLLRLITEMGRHAGHADIIRESLDGKNSYELGE from the coding sequence ATGGTCCTGCATGTCAGCGCCGACAACTGCACCGACGAGGTCACCACCCTCCTCGCCTTCCTGGAGGAGCAGCGCAAGGGCATCCGCAACGCCCTGGGCGGCCTCACGGACGAGCAGGCGGCCACCACCCCCAGTGCCAGCGAGCTGTCCCTCTCCGGGCTCCTCAAGCACGTCACCGAGGTCGAGCAGAACTGGCTCGCCCTGGCGGGCTGCGACATCCCGCCCGTCGAGCGCACCGAGGCCGACTGGAACGAGAGCTTCCGCCTGATCCCCGAGAAGGGCGAGACGGTCGAGTCCAAGCTCGCGCAGTGGGCCGAGGTCGCCGCCAAGGGAGCCGAGTTCAGCCGCAGCGCGGACCTGAACTCCACCTTCTCGCTGCCCGAGGCCCCGTGGTTCCCCAAGGAGGACGTCTCGCTGCGCTGGGTCCTGCTGCGCCTGATCACCGAGATGGGCCGCCACGCGGGCCACGCCGACATCATCCGCGAGTCCCTGGACGGCAAGAACTCGTACGAACTGGGCGAGTGA
- a CDS encoding helix-turn-helix transcriptional regulator, which yields MTAGESSGSVVRRILLGSQLRRLRESRGITREAAGYSIRASESKISRMELGRVSFKARDVEDLLTLYGVTDGAERESLLALAREANLAGWWHSYGDVLPGWFQTYVGLEGAASLIRIYEVQFVHGLLQTEAYAHAVVSRGIPNATAAEVDRRVSLRLDRQKVLVAERSPHFHAVLDEAALRRPYGDRSVMRGQLQHLIDISERENVTLQVMPFNFGGHAGESGAFTLLSFPESDLSDLVYLEQLTSALYLDKREEVAQYERVMDRLQGDCPSPSETRDVLRGLLQLL from the coding sequence GTGACCGCAGGCGAGTCGAGCGGATCGGTGGTCCGACGCATCCTGCTGGGCTCACAGCTCAGGCGCCTGCGCGAGTCGCGCGGCATCACCCGCGAGGCGGCCGGCTACTCGATCCGTGCATCCGAATCGAAGATCAGCCGCATGGAGTTGGGACGGGTGAGCTTCAAGGCCAGGGACGTGGAGGACCTCCTCACGCTCTACGGCGTGACGGACGGGGCGGAGCGCGAGTCGTTGCTCGCGCTGGCGCGAGAGGCCAACCTCGCGGGCTGGTGGCACAGTTACGGCGACGTCCTGCCGGGCTGGTTCCAGACGTACGTCGGACTGGAGGGCGCGGCCTCCCTGATCCGGATCTACGAGGTCCAGTTCGTGCACGGCCTGCTCCAGACCGAGGCGTACGCGCACGCCGTCGTCTCGCGCGGCATCCCGAACGCCACGGCCGCCGAGGTCGACCGCAGGGTCTCCCTCCGCCTCGACCGGCAGAAGGTCCTGGTCGCCGAGCGTTCCCCGCACTTCCACGCCGTACTCGACGAGGCGGCGCTGCGCCGCCCGTACGGCGACCGGAGCGTCATGCGGGGGCAGTTGCAGCACCTCATCGACATCTCCGAGCGGGAGAACGTCACGCTCCAGGTGATGCCCTTCAACTTCGGCGGGCACGCGGGCGAGAGCGGCGCCTTCACCCTGCTGAGCTTCCCCGAGTCCGACCTCTCCGACCTCGTCTACCTGGAGCAGCTGACCAGCGCGCTCTACCTGGACAAGCGCGAGGAGGTGGCCCAGTACGAACGCGTGATGGACCGCCTCCAGGGCGACTGCCCGAGCCCTTCCGAGACCCGGGACGTCCTGCGTGGACTCCTTCAACTGCTGTGA
- a CDS encoding MerR family transcriptional regulator translates to MSHPVGKVAEVAGVTVRTLHHYDAIGLLSPSGRNHAGHRRYSDGDLDRLQQILFYRELGFPLDQVASLLDDPATDPREHLRRQHSLLTDRIERLQEMAAAVETAMEAQKMGINLTPEEKFEVFGDFDPDAYAEEAEQRWGNTDAWRESQRRTASFTKEDWKRFTEEFDAIHRRMAALLAEGVPATDDRAMDVAEEHRGFISGSQYECGYEMHTSLGEMYVADPRFTATYEAIRPGLAVYMRDAMLANALRHV, encoded by the coding sequence ATGAGTCATCCCGTGGGGAAGGTCGCCGAAGTCGCCGGAGTGACCGTGCGCACCCTGCACCACTACGACGCGATCGGCCTGCTCTCCCCGAGCGGGCGCAACCACGCGGGGCACCGCCGCTACAGCGACGGGGACCTCGACCGGTTGCAGCAGATCCTGTTCTACCGGGAGCTCGGCTTCCCTCTCGACCAGGTGGCGTCCCTCCTGGACGATCCGGCGACGGATCCGCGGGAGCACCTGCGGCGTCAGCACTCCCTGCTGACCGACCGGATCGAACGACTCCAGGAGATGGCCGCCGCCGTCGAAACCGCCATGGAGGCACAGAAGATGGGCATCAACCTCACGCCCGAGGAGAAGTTCGAGGTCTTCGGGGACTTCGACCCCGACGCGTACGCGGAGGAGGCCGAGCAGCGCTGGGGGAACACGGACGCCTGGCGCGAGTCGCAGCGCCGCACGGCGTCGTTCACCAAGGAGGACTGGAAGCGGTTCACCGAGGAGTTCGACGCCATCCACCGCAGGATGGCCGCTCTGCTCGCGGAAGGGGTCCCGGCGACCGACGACCGGGCCATGGACGTCGCCGAGGAGCACCGCGGATTCATCTCCGGCAGCCAGTACGAGTGCGGCTACGAGATGCACACGTCCTTGGGCGAGATGTACGTCGCCGACCCCCGCTTCACCGCGACGTACGAGGCCATCCGGCCCGGTCTCGCCGTCTACATGCGGGACGCGATGCTGGCGAACGCGCTGCGGCACGTCTGA